A segment of the Lentisphaera araneosa HTCC2155 genome:
TTGGCAAATGGCACCTTGGCAAATCACCTTACTCACCCTTGGAGCACGGATTTGATATAGATATCCCCCATTGGCCGGGACCTGGACCTGCCGGTTCCTTTGTCGCACCTTGGAGATACCCTAATTTCAAAGAGAATTATCCCGGTGAGCATATTGATGATCGTTTAGGTGATGAAATCGCAAAATATATTAGCGAAAATAAAGACCAGCCCTTTTTTATTAATTTTTGGCAATTCTCTGTTCATGCGCCATTTAATGCTAAGCAGGAACTTATTGATAAATACAGAAAACTCATCGATAAAAACAATCCTCAACATAACCCCGTTTATGCTGCAATGGTTGAATCTATGGATGACAGCATAGGCAAAGTCATAGATGCCCTCGAAACAAATAAACTGATGGAAAAAACAATCATCGTCTTTTTTTCAGATAATGGCGGAAATATTCATAGTGTTGTCGATGGTACAACGGCCACAAGTAATAAACCTTTCCGCGGGGGTAAAGCCTCTATATACGAAGGAGGAACACACGTACCCGCTATTGTCGTTTGGCCAAATCAAACAAAAACCGGCGTTAGAAATGACAGTTTAATTCAGAGTGAAGATCTTTATGCAAGTATCTTAGAAATGGCTGCTTTACCGGTGGATTACCAGCAGGCAAAAGATTCCATTAGTTTTGTGCCCGTTTTAAAAGGTCAGGGAGCCAAAAGAAAACAAGTTTTCACCTACTTCCCACATTCACCAAATGTTCCCGATTGTGTACCACCATCTGCAGCCTTGAGGATCGGTGATTGGAAACTCATCAAAGTCTTTCATGACAATCCCGATTTAACTGACCGATTTGAACTTTATAATCTTGCAAATGACCAAGGAGAGATGCTTAACCTCGCTTCTCAAAACCCTGAAAAAGTTAAAAGTATGAATGAAGTCATTGATCAGTACCTTAGCAAGAGTGCATGTATAAAGCCTATCAAAAACCCCAAATATAATAGTAAATTCATACAATCTTCCGGAAAATTAAAAGCTCGTGGTCATGGTATTTTTTCCAAAGATAAAGCAGGCTTGTACATAAGAAAATACGCCGATAATCAAGATATGAGTTTCACTTTACCCACTCCTGCTCTCAAAGCAGGGAAATATACTTTGCAAATGGATATTCGATCGCTATCGGCTAAAGGAGATATTTTGGTCAAAGGCTTTTCACCAGGAACGAAAGTTACTGATTTTACAAAAATCAATTTAGTCGATGACGGTTTATGGCACCAAAGTACACATCCTTTTACAGTGATAAAAACCCCATCCAAAGTGATGAAGTTTATCCTAGATTTTCCTCAGGGGCAACTTCATTTGAGATCCCTCAAAATACTCGATGAAAATAAAGATCAAGTTATCAATCTAAAGTTTTAACACTTGTCTTTAATTGCGCCCTCCAGTAACCCGGCCTTTTGTTTGTAAGCCTTATCATTAATCAAAAAAAAGAAAAAAATGAAAATAGAAATGACAAAAAACCTTAGCCTTGTTTTGATTCTCTTGGCATCGATGGCTTATGCCGGTGAACGACCCAATATTATTATTATCGTTACTGACGATCACGGCTATGCCGACTTCGGGGCCTATGAAGGTGCCTCTCCAGATTTGAAAACGCCTAACTTAGACGCTCTTTCAAGTGCGGGTGCAGTGGTGACAAATGGCTACTCCACAGCTCCACAATGTACGCCTTCGCGAGCCGCTATTGCCACATCCAGGTATCAAACTCGATTTGGTTTAGATGATAATGATTTAGCACCTATGGACATAAATGAAAAGACTATAGCAGAAAAATTAAAAGACTCAGGTTATGCAACAGGCTTTGTTGGCAAATGGCATTTAGGCCCTAAAACAGGTAATAAGCTATGGATGGAGAAGAACTACCCTGAAGGTTTGAAACAAAAAAAGGCTAGTATTCCCGAAAACATTAGCCGTCCGTATTATCCTATGAGCCGAGGTTATAGCGATTACTATGATGGTTCAAAATCTGTTTACTTAAGGAATTTTGATTTAGAGGGGAAGGCCATAAAACATGAACGTGAAATCGATAAAAAAACCTTCCGAGTTGATAAGCAGACCGATGCAGCTTTAGCTTTCATTGATAAAAATCATAAAAAACCTTTTTTTCTGCACCTGAATTACTTCGCTCCTCACGTTCCCATGGAAGTTGTCAAAAAGCATTTTGATCGTTTCCCTGGTGACATGACTGAACGTCGCCGTTGGGGCTTAGCATCTTTAGCGGCCATTGACGATGGTATTGGAGCTGTCATGGAAACGTTAAGGAAATATAAAATCGAAGAGAATACGATTGTTTTTTACTTTGCTGACAATGGTGCGCCCCTTAAAATCAAGAAAAAAGATCTTCCCTACAAAGCTAGAGGCGGTTGGTCCGGCTCTTTAAATGGTGAGCTTGTCGGTGAAAAAGGTATGATTTCAGAAGGGGGTGTGCGTGTGCCGTACCTCGTCTATTGGAAGGGTAAAGTTCCTGCACAAGTTTATCGCAAAGCTGTGAGTACCATGGATGCAGGTGCTACCGCTTTGGCTCTGGCGGGTGTGGAAGTGAAAAAGGGCGAGCTCGATGGTGTGAACCTGATGCCGTATTTATCGAAGGGCAACAAGTCAAATCCACATCAATACCTTTATTGGAGGTTTTGGGGTCAGTCGGTCATTCGTTCAGATAAATGGAAATTTTTCGAACTGGAAAATGGCGTTCAGATGCTTTTTGATATGACGGATCCACTCCCCGAAAGAAAAAATCTGATCAAGACTTACCCCGAACTTGCCGCTGATTTACAAAAGAACTTAGCGACTTGGAGAAATCAGCAAAAATGGCCAGGCTTTGTAAAGAGCTATGGTCGTGAAGCCCAGTTTTTTAAACATTATTTTAAGCTCCATGAAGAATAAACTTTGTGATAAGCACTTCATATTCTCGGGTCAATAAGCCTTTTCCCAAGAATAAAAACAAGACAATTACCTTAATGTAGCTAATGGATTCAGCATACATATAAATAATCAATAAAAATTCCCGGAGTACCATATGAAGAATGGGATATCTAGCAAGCTTTTAGTCATGACTTGCTTGCTGTCAATAATTAGTCAGGCAGATACTAAAAAAGCATCTGTGATTAAGTCTACAGCCTCTACAACTAAGCTTGAGATTCAGGATGCAACAGACAAAAAAAATCTAGTCGGCATCAACTACTCGACCTGGCATTCATTGGCCTTTAGAAGAAACCAACCTATCCGCAATATCCAAAATATTCATAGAGGAAAAGGGAAGTTTGGTCACCGAGGATCATGGCACTTCTGGGCGGAACCCGCAGTCGGTTACTACCGTGGCGACAATGCGATGGTCATGGACTACCACTTTGAGCTATTCGAGGAAGCAAAAATTGATTTTATTATACTGGATGTCACCAACATCTATCCAAAATCGAAAATCAAGGATGAGTACATATACAAGCCTTTTGAAGTTATGGTGCAAGTGATGCGAGATCGTCAGCAGGCAGGTAAGGAATCGCCACGCATTGTCATGTGGTCTCCCGGCGTGCTCGCCGAAGAACTCGACGAACGCTATTTCTCTAAACCCGAATACAATGATCTCTGGCTCTATCTCGACGATGGTCAAGGAGCAAAACCGCTTTTCCTGAGTAGATTGGATAGAGACCAAATCCCTCAGCAGATCAATGATCAACTGACGATTCGTACGATGTGGGGGCTGCGCAGTAAACCAGCCGATCGCGAATGGTCTTTTCTCATGAATTATCCTCAAACTGTGGCAACAATTGATGAAAAACCCGAACAGCTAGTCGTATGCACCGCCTTACAAAAGAACTACATGTCCAATGAAAAGTCTGCCACTCCACGTGAACAGGGCAAGACTTTTCAGCGTCAGTGGTCACGAGCCTTTGAAATACGCCCTAAATTCATCGTCATCACTTGGTGGAATGAACTCATTGCCCAGCGTCAAAAAGATGGAAAAGATGGCCAAGTTCAGTTTGTCGATATGTTCCGTCCCGAATACTCTCGTGATATAGAGCCTGTTAAAGAACCTTATGGGGATATGTACTTTCGTTTTATGCGGGATTATATAAAAGCTTATAAGAAGGGAGAGCCAATGCCGATGGATTTACTCGAAGCTTTGGATAAGGGTTCTGATCGAGAAGATTTTGATATGGATGGTATACCCAACAGCGTCGAAGGCAGCAAGGATAGCGATGGCGATGGCATCAGCGATCAATGGGATCTAGACTCAAACAACGATGGCATTCCTGATGCTAAAAAGCCTCTTGAGAAGGAGTGAATAAGTCTGAGTTGGCTAATGGGAGCGCCGGCGACCCGCCGGAATTGTGATTTTAAATATCTCACCTAAATGGGAGCGCCGGTGACCCGCCGGCCTATTTAAAAGTAAGCATAATGGGAGCGCCGGCGACCCGCCGGCATAAATAAAAAAGCAAGCATAATGGGAGCGCCGGCGACCCGCCGGCATAATATTACATGTGCGTCTGCGACCCGCCTCATTGTGATTTTTAAGACCTCACCTAAATGGGAGCGCCAGCGACCCGCCGGCATAAAACACAAAAAACATACCTCAAACCATATTTTATTTGCATTAGATAACACTAAGTAAGAAATTTAAATGCGACCCGCCGCCATATATAAAAAAGTAAGCATAATGGGAGCGCCAGCGACTCGCCGGCAGATATGAAAAGTAAGCATAATGGAAGAGCCGGCGACCCGCCGGCATAAAAAAAACTTATACTCACACACTATATTTATTTGCATTACAAAACACTAAGTAAGAACTTCAAATGGCGCGCTTACATGGGAGCGCCGGCGACTCGCCGGCATGATAATGCAAATAAGGGGGAAAGAATGAGAGAAGAATTTAAAAATAGCGAGGCTTGGTTTAGCCGGGATTATTTACCTCATTACGATGTGGCGAATAAATACCAAATGCTGACTTATCGCTTAGCGGATTCTCTTCCAAAGCAAGTTCTCCTTACAATCACTCATAGCGCCGGCACCTCGCCGATATATGATAAGAAAGTTATGCATGATGGGAGCGCTAGCGACCCGCCGGCATACGAGAACATGACCCCACAAGAAAAAATAAAATACTCTCAAATAGTGGAACAATATCTCGACAAGGGCTATGGCTCATGCCTTCTCAAAGATTCGCGCAATGCGCAAATAGTGCTAGATACATGGAAATTTTTTGATAGCGATCGCTATGACCTTATTGCCTACGTAGTGATGCCCAATCATGTGCATGTTTTGATCAAGACTTACGAGGGCTGGCCCATAGCAAAAGTACTACATTCTTGGAAAAGTTATACGGCGAAAGAAATTTTAAAGAATGAACATGAAGAGGGTTCGAGTACTCATGCCGGCGGGTCGCCAGCGCTCCCAAATAAAGTTTGGCAACGTGAATATTGGGATCGTTTTATACGTAATGAGAATCATTTTTTAAAGGCTATAGAATACATTCATCAAAACCCGGTGAAGGCCGGTTTATGTGCCAATGCGGAAGAGTGGCTGTGGTCCAGCGTACATAGATTTAATAAGCTGAAGTAATCGGCGAGTCTTGTGAAGAATTATCTTAGAGACAGGGACATGTAAATCGGGATAGGTTTATTTATGCCGGTGGGTCGCCAGCGCTCCCATGCTTTTTTTGTGGTTAAAACTTAGATCTTAATTTACGTATGCCGGCGGGTCGCCAGCGCTCCTAAGTGAACACGAAGAGTTATCGAATTTTAATGCCGGCGGGTCGCCGGCGCTCCTATAAAAAACGCGCTAATTGCCATCTTCCATAGTTAATTCAAGCCTAGGGCCGGAAGCCTCGGGATTGAGGCTGCTGGCAAAGCCGTGAACTAGGGTTCCACCCAGAGTGCTACAAGATAAAATAAAGCCGACTTCAGAAGATTGATTAGACTTGATGAAATTGACTAGCTCGGGTGATTCGAGCCTAACGGTAGTTCTTAGATTTGCTCTGGAGATTTTAAAGCTGGCTAATGGCAAGGCATTTTTAATTTTTGGGGCATCAGCCCATTTCAAAAAGCCCGTTCTTTGCCATTGCTCATCTTGACCATCCTTGATGCCATATAAGTGGAAAGTACTTTCTGTAGGCATTGTTCCGACTTCACCAAGGCCGGTTGGTATTGAGTTTAAACTCAAACTGACCCTTGCAATATTGCTCAAATCCAGCTCATCGACTTTGAAAGCAAAAAGTGCGCGCCGATTTACATCACCTTTCTTGTTCTTTTTAACCATGAGGAAATTTTGATTGAGACGGCTTTGTTGATTATTAAAAACAATTGATGTTTCATGACCAATTGAACTCAAAATATGGGAATTAGCTTCATTTTTGAGAAAGCCCTCAAGATCAGAGTCTTGAAGAAGGTCGACTAAAGTGGAGGCATTCATTTGCGATGCTTCGGCGTCGCCCAAATGTTTAACTTCACCCAATTCGTGGTGCAAAGAGATTTCTCCTTCCAAAACTTTGAAATCAGCAGATTTTTGATCATCTGAAATACGAACAGAAAAACGCGTGCCATGATCAATGGCATAACCATTGGGGGTATTGACTCGGAAGCCCTGAGCTGACTCTCTCACATACATAGAGATATTGCCAGAAATCAATTTTACTTCCATAGCGGAAATGAGCTCGATTTTGGCAGGCGCTTCCAGAGTTAAATCAGCTCCGGATTTAAAGGCCAAAGTCGCCACACCTGATTTCAAATCGAGGGTGCCGGCATGGAGCTCTGAACCGGGCAGGGTGGCTTGACTACTTTCCCAACCGGCGTACTCGCTAGATTGAATCACAGCAATCGTATTTGCTGAATTAAAAAGGAAGAAGGCGGGAAGACAAATAAGCATGGCCGCGGCAGCCGCAAACCATAGAAAAGGATTGGAGCGCTTTTTTTGAATGTTGACGATATTCATGCCTTCTTGGGAATGACTGCGCAAGCCGGCATCCATCATCGTGTAGTCAAGGTACCTTTGACGCAGCTCGGCATTGGCTTCGAGAAGACTTTCCAATTCCTTGAATTCATCTTCGGAAATATTGTCGAGGAAGTATTTATGAAGTAGTTGATCGAATTTTTTACTCATGATTGCAGTGCCTTTTGTGAGTTCACACACTTGAAGAGAAGGTCTCTTAAACGACCCAGTTTTTTGTAGAGTGAATTGACTGAAACAGATTGATTGCTGGCTAAAACTTTTACTGAGCCGTGATTTAAATAGGGGGCCATAACCAATTGTTGATCCTGCTCAGATAACTTTTTTAAGCATTTCCCAACGGCATTTTGCCTCCAGGTATATTCTGCCTCATCAATTTTTTCAGCATCGTCGGCAAGTAAGTTCACTAGAGTCTCGCTAAATACCAAACGTTCATTTTTTTTCTTTTGCATTAAATTCATGCATTTAAAACGGATAATTGTTTTACCCCAGGGGAAAAAGCCATCTTCGCCATCGAGTTGATCGAGTTTTTCCCACATCACGATGCTGGCCTCCTGTAAAACGTCGTCGACATTTCTCCAGCTCGGCAATAGACTCCTAGCAAAGACGCGCAGGGCATTTTCGTGCTTTAAAAAAAGCTTCAAAAAATCAGCCTCTTTAAGTTCTGTTTTCTGGTCCATAATAAAATTCTCTTAGCTTGCTTTCATGTATACTAATTTGCTTAAATGAAAAACCTGCCGTCAAAACTCAAAAAAAGTAAATATTTTTATCGACTATCGCCTCAAGGTAGCGCTGCGCTCAAGGTGACAGGGATTAGGTGACAGGTTTCAGATAATTAACTAATTGGCTTGTGGCAACACTTGGGAGCCCCGCATTCCAATGCGGCATTAACTACATATAAAAATATTTAACCACAGATTCACACGGATTCACACAGATAGGGATCGCTTCGCTTAGGTTTAATCTTTTTATCATGTGCAAGCGCCATTGGTCTGAGCGTGCAATGATATAAAAGTTAAAAGGACTGACGCTTATGTATCGCTTCGCTTAGGTTGCGCTTCGCTTAGGAGGCGCTTCGCTTGGTAGCGCCGATTGCTAATCGGCTCAAAGCGCGGAACTAAATTTTTTTTGTCCGCCCGTATGGCAATACCTTGGGAGAGTCACATTAGAGCTGGGGCTATTTAAAGTAAGGTCGCGCAAGGATGTAAGTTTTTATTCTTAAGAGCTTAATTATGTGATTTTCTCAGGGCCTAATTTGAACTTAGAAGCCATTTTTGATAAAAGTTTTTCGTCTAAAAATTCAGCAATCTGTCATTCATTGTCCTTATCTCTACAATAAAAGAATGATTACTATTTTATAATAATGAAAGTGAGTATAAGAAAGATGAGAAGTATAAGTTTAATTTTTATATCCATTCTAAATGTGGCATTTGCTGCAGATTTAGAATTTGTCAATAAGGATGGTGCTGAGTTTAATAGTGAGGGTATTCAGGCGCTGATGGTGACTGAGCATTTAAAAGCGCAGGGGAAGTTGATACAGGATGGAGCAATCGCTATGAGATGGGCTTCATATGGCAACTGTCAGGAGGTCTGGCAGACGGATAAATTCACTATCATATGTGGGACACGTGGAGTTTGGAAATATGATAAGAAAAATACTCGCGCGATTTATTTTGAGCCAAAAATGCGACCCCTGGAAATTCATTCCTGCCAGCCATTAAAGGATGGGGGCATTCTTATCGCAGTGAATAAAGTTCTCTTAGAACTCAATCCAGGGGGAAAAATAACAAGGATGATCAAAATACCCTATTTGCGCAGTGAACAACGCCTGCAGATGAAAACAGTGAGAAAGCTCAGTGATGGAGGCTACGTCATTTCTGGCTGTGCTCAAAACAAAATTTATATCTTAAATAAAAAGGGTATGGTGACACGCACAATTGATTTAGATAAAATAGAGCTCCCCGCTAAAGTGCGAAGAATTCATGGTGTTGCCGTATTGGATAATGGCAATGTGCTGGTCGGAACAGGCTATGGAGCCTCTCTTGTTGAAATAGACAAGAAAGATAAGCTCGTGTGGTCTCTGACGGCAGAAGACCTTCCTACAATTGGTTTGAAATATGTCGGTAGTTTTGTCATTCGTGAAAACGGTAACATTATTGTCGCAGCTTATAATAGTGCTTACCCGATGTTCGAAGTCGATCGCAAAAAGAACCTTGTTTGGAAAGTCCGACGCGACAAAGAAAAGGGCATCGATTTGCCAACGGCCATTAACTTCGCAAGTGCTGATTTTTAATCGGTATTCAAACTGCGGATTTCGCAAATACGCACGCTAAAGAGGCTGTGTGAAAAATAAATACAGTTTACACTAGGGCACACGCCCGACAGAATGTAGCATGCACCGTGAGGTGCATGAAAGTTGAATTTAATAAAGTAAGTGCCCAAACTTGGGTCCGACACTCTATACCAGACTCACATCCGCGAGGTCTTGCCAGACAGGCGGATAAAAAGCATGTACCTATACAGCAGCATCTTGTATGATTAGCATTATACCTGTGGTTAATTGTGAAAACCAATCAAGAATATCAAGCTTATGATTCTTAACATACTGTAAATCATGATCTTACAGTTAACGCAATGACTTAAGATTTGTCCCTGCGGTTTTTTTGGCTCATCTCAGAAGGAATGTCGTTGCACTTCTATGTAGATTCAAAGGTATAGGAATCGTATCTCGGGCCCACTCTTGGACCATATTGATTTACACCTAGAAGTGAATCCTCTGAGTCAGTAGGAACTGATGAATAAAGCCGATGGCGAGAGCTCAGCATCCATCCGCGAACGGGCTGTAGAGGAACAATTCTGCGTACTTAACTAGTACTCATACTATCACCACACCCAGTAGCGAAGTATTGTTACACGGATGGAAATGTGATTTTTAAATGACTTTAGCAGTGCGAACAATCTTTCTACTCAGCGATCTTCCTACTGGATTTATTTCTTATTTTCCCTATTGAATTCCTGCTCAACTCACCTATAGTGAAATAGCCTTGGGGGCGCCCGGTTTCGACTGTTAGGGTTTCTCTTGAGTTGCATGTCGAGGTTGGCCGGTTGGCCTCGTAAAAAGCCGTCCAAAACATAAATGCTAACGATACTGATTACGCATTAGCGGCATAAGATAAGCCCGCTGCCTTTCCCACTCGACGCCTAATAGAGTGACGACAGGCCCAAACTCATTAGGCTGGCTTCAAACCTGAGCTTCAGGGGGGAGAAGTAAGACTTTGCTGCAGCTTGCCGCTTCACTGGTTTTGTTTACCGACAGGTGAGGAGGTCAAGAAATAAAGGTAAACTACACATGTAGACGCTCCTGTAGTACTTTACTCAGGACGGGGGTTCGATTCCCCCCGCCTCCATTAAAGGCCGTGAATTATTTTATAATTCACGGCTTTTTACTTTTTATATTACATTTAACCACATGCAGATCGGACTTGGGGAAACAAGAGGGGTCGCTGACGCTTAGGTTGGGCTCGTTCCGAGCTTGGGGTCCAGGCGGTGTATTTTGTGATCAGGCTTTTTTCTTCTTGGACTTTTTCTTTTTGTTATTCTTGACCGGTTTTGGATTATCGAGATCCA
Coding sequences within it:
- a CDS encoding sigma-70 family RNA polymerase sigma factor, encoding MDQKTELKEADFLKLFLKHENALRVFARSLLPSWRNVDDVLQEASIVMWEKLDQLDGEDGFFPWGKTIIRFKCMNLMQKKKNERLVFSETLVNLLADDAEKIDEAEYTWRQNAVGKCLKKLSEQDQQLVMAPYLNHGSVKVLASNQSVSVNSLYKKLGRLRDLLFKCVNSQKALQS
- a CDS encoding FecR family protein — protein: MSKKFDQLLHKYFLDNISEDEFKELESLLEANAELRQRYLDYTMMDAGLRSHSQEGMNIVNIQKKRSNPFLWFAAAAAMLICLPAFFLFNSANTIAVIQSSEYAGWESSQATLPGSELHAGTLDLKSGVATLAFKSGADLTLEAPAKIELISAMEVKLISGNISMYVRESAQGFRVNTPNGYAIDHGTRFSVRISDDQKSADFKVLEGEISLHHELGEVKHLGDAEASQMNASTLVDLLQDSDLEGFLKNEANSHILSSIGHETSIVFNNQQSRLNQNFLMVKKNKKGDVNRRALFAFKVDELDLSNIARVSLSLNSIPTGLGEVGTMPTESTFHLYGIKDGQDEQWQRTGFLKWADAPKIKNALPLASFKISRANLRTTVRLESPELVNFIKSNQSSEVGFILSCSTLGGTLVHGFASSLNPEASGPRLELTMEDGN
- a CDS encoding sulfatase — translated: MRLLLFIALSLCLNGQEKANVILILADDLGVSDTSLGGSKLYQTPNLERLAKRGVYFTNAYAASPLCSPTRSSILTGQNPARTGFTAPHGHLENVVLTARAGKAAAPSKRQVSPVSVNRLSTEYLSLGKVFKNAGYKTAHFGKWHLGKSPYSPLEHGFDIDIPHWPGPGPAGSFVAPWRYPNFKENYPGEHIDDRLGDEIAKYISENKDQPFFINFWQFSVHAPFNAKQELIDKYRKLIDKNNPQHNPVYAAMVESMDDSIGKVIDALETNKLMEKTIIVFFSDNGGNIHSVVDGTTATSNKPFRGGKASIYEGGTHVPAIVVWPNQTKTGVRNDSLIQSEDLYASILEMAALPVDYQQAKDSISFVPVLKGQGAKRKQVFTYFPHSPNVPDCVPPSAALRIGDWKLIKVFHDNPDLTDRFELYNLANDQGEMLNLASQNPEKVKSMNEVIDQYLSKSACIKPIKNPKYNSKFIQSSGKLKARGHGIFSKDKAGLYIRKYADNQDMSFTLPTPALKAGKYTLQMDIRSLSAKGDILVKGFSPGTKVTDFTKINLVDDGLWHQSTHPFTVIKTPSKVMKFILDFPQGQLHLRSLKILDENKDQVINLKF
- a CDS encoding sulfatase family protein, with product MKIEMTKNLSLVLILLASMAYAGERPNIIIIVTDDHGYADFGAYEGASPDLKTPNLDALSSAGAVVTNGYSTAPQCTPSRAAIATSRYQTRFGLDDNDLAPMDINEKTIAEKLKDSGYATGFVGKWHLGPKTGNKLWMEKNYPEGLKQKKASIPENISRPYYPMSRGYSDYYDGSKSVYLRNFDLEGKAIKHEREIDKKTFRVDKQTDAALAFIDKNHKKPFFLHLNYFAPHVPMEVVKKHFDRFPGDMTERRRWGLASLAAIDDGIGAVMETLRKYKIEENTIVFYFADNGAPLKIKKKDLPYKARGGWSGSLNGELVGEKGMISEGGVRVPYLVYWKGKVPAQVYRKAVSTMDAGATALALAGVEVKKGELDGVNLMPYLSKGNKSNPHQYLYWRFWGQSVIRSDKWKFFELENGVQMLFDMTDPLPERKNLIKTYPELAADLQKNLATWRNQQKWPGFVKSYGREAQFFKHYFKLHEE
- a CDS encoding REP-associated tyrosine transposase codes for the protein MREEFKNSEAWFSRDYLPHYDVANKYQMLTYRLADSLPKQVLLTITHSAGTSPIYDKKVMHDGSASDPPAYENMTPQEKIKYSQIVEQYLDKGYGSCLLKDSRNAQIVLDTWKFFDSDRYDLIAYVVMPNHVHVLIKTYEGWPIAKVLHSWKSYTAKEILKNEHEEGSSTHAGGSPALPNKVWQREYWDRFIRNENHFLKAIEYIHQNPVKAGLCANAEEWLWSSVHRFNKLK
- a CDS encoding ATP-binding protein, translated to MQRYRNRISGPLLDHIDLHLEVNPLSQ
- a CDS encoding thrombospondin type 3 repeat-containing protein, with amino-acid sequence MKNGISSKLLVMTCLLSIISQADTKKASVIKSTASTTKLEIQDATDKKNLVGINYSTWHSLAFRRNQPIRNIQNIHRGKGKFGHRGSWHFWAEPAVGYYRGDNAMVMDYHFELFEEAKIDFIILDVTNIYPKSKIKDEYIYKPFEVMVQVMRDRQQAGKESPRIVMWSPGVLAEELDERYFSKPEYNDLWLYLDDGQGAKPLFLSRLDRDQIPQQINDQLTIRTMWGLRSKPADREWSFLMNYPQTVATIDEKPEQLVVCTALQKNYMSNEKSATPREQGKTFQRQWSRAFEIRPKFIVITWWNELIAQRQKDGKDGQVQFVDMFRPEYSRDIEPVKEPYGDMYFRFMRDYIKAYKKGEPMPMDLLEALDKGSDREDFDMDGIPNSVEGSKDSDGDGISDQWDLDSNNDGIPDAKKPLEKE